A window from Anoplolepis gracilipes chromosome 15, ASM4749672v1, whole genome shotgun sequence encodes these proteins:
- the Mys gene encoding integrin beta-PS isoform X1, producing the protein MGARSMFGSSRWLVTLGILVAGLSASFAQTNYPPPERLTGMNPCISKQTCHECIQTPHCAWCAAPKFPEKRCFLPNINTKIFATCPPEYTWNPDNVFSMLRHRNLTKGGYTGGSGVGGGHGSIDGSYSNFSSSSSSSSHFHQESSSSGGSRRQEAVQMWPQEVNLKLRINEAYRMSFAYSQAEDYPVDLYYLMDLSKSMEDDKKKLSDLGQLLVESMSKITRNFRLGFGSFVDKVVMPYVNTVPKSLIEPCDGCAAPYGYKNIMRLSQDTSKFAGLVRNASVSGNLDAPEGGFDAIMQAIVCRNQIGWREKARRLLVFSTDAGFHYAGDGKLGGIIKPNDGLCHLDTRGMYTHSSLQDYPSISQVNLKVKQNAINIIWAVTEEQINVYKRLTKHVEGSFAGKLSDDSSNVVELIREQYDAISSSVEMKDTASSAIKVKYFSSCLGTGPAVETSKCDGLKVGTKVEFIAEIEVTSCPANRSEWKQKFDIYPVGINETLTVNLEMLCDCECERQGHMYEEKSPECNGVGTLKCGVCECYDGFFGKRCECSPHQELTGFDKHFQSCRPDNTSLVDCSGRGTCACGQCECEERENPKEIISGHFCECDNFSCDRDQGKLCSDHGTCECGQCVCNAGWTGPSCNCRSSNDSCIAPGTTNGVLCSGHGDCVCGECICHEEGNTRYSGKHCNKCPTCPSRCEELKPCVQCQMYGTGNYSDPEECARNCKEFVPESVETVIVDVDNDEVPCFGTDEDDCKYNFVYYYNETNCLQVRAQKERECPPQVYMLGIVLGVIAAVVLVGLALLLLWKLLTTIHDRREFARFEKERMMAKWDTGENPIYKQATSTFKNPTYAGK; encoded by the exons ATGGGAGCGAGATC AATGTTCGGCAGCTCAAGATGGCTCGTTACGTTGGGAATATTAGTGGCGGGTCTGTCAGCTTCGTTCGCCCAGACCAATTATCCTCCACCAGAGAGACTGACCGGCATGAATCCTTGCATCAGTAAACAGACGTGCCATGAATGCATACAGACTCCGCACTGTGCTTGGTGCGCAGCACCG AAATTCCCAGAGAAGAGGTGCTTCCTTCCGAATATCAATACTAAAATATTCGCCACGTGTCCTCCCGAGTATACGTGGAATCCTGACAATGTCTTCAGCATGCTGCGACATCGTAATTTGACAAAGGGCGGTTACACTGGTGGCAGCGGCGTGGGAGGAGGACATGGCAGCATCGACGGCTCGTACTCTAATTTCTCGTCTTCCAGTTCATCCTCCTCGCATTTTCATCAGGAGAGTTCGAGCAGTGGCGGAAGTAGAAGGCAGGAGGCTGTGCAAATGTGGCCGCAAGAAGTTAATCTGAAACTTagaataa ACGAAGCTTATAGAATGTCCTTCGCTTATTCTCAAGCGGAGGATTATCCCGTCGATCTCTACTATCTTATGGACTTGAGTAAATCTATGGAGGATGACAAGAAGAAACTGTCCGACTTGGGTCAACTGTTGGTCGAGAGTATGAGCAAAATTACACGCAATTTTCGTTTGGGTTTTGGGAGCTTCGTCGACAAGGTCGTGATGCCATATGTCAATACCGTTCCAAAATC TCTTATCGAACCGTGCGACGGTTGCGCGGCACCTTACGGATACAAAAACATCATGAGGCTCTCTCAGGACACGAGCAAGTTTGCG GGATTGGTGCGTAACGCGTCTGTGTCCGGTAATCTCGACGCACCGGAGGGCGGCTTTGATGCGATCATGCAAGCGATAGTTTGCCGTAATCAAATAGGCTGGCGCGAAAAGGCACGTCGGTTGTTGGTATTCTCGACTGACGCCGGGTTTCATTACGCGGGCGACGGCAAGCTGGGTGGTATCATCAAGCCAAATGACGGACTGTGCCACTTGGACACTAGAGGCATGTACACTCATTCGTCCCTGCAGGATTATCCGAGCATCTCGCAGGTCAATCTAAAAGTGAAACAAaatgctataaatattatatgggCGGTCACCGAAGAGCAGATTAACGTTTACAAGAGACTTACGAAGCACGTGGAGGGTTCGTTTGCCGGAAAATTGTCCGATGACTCCAGCAATGTCGTGGAACTGATCCGCGAACAATACGATGCTATCTCGAGTTCGGTGGAAATGAAAGACACTGCCAGCAGTGCGATCAAGGTCAAGTATTTCTCGAGTTGTCTGGGTACTGGGCCAGCGGTTGAGACATCGAAATGCGACGGATTAAAAGTCGGAACAAAGGTGGAATTCATCGCGGAGATTGAAGTCACTAGTTGTCCGGCCAACAGATCGGAATGGAAACAAAAGTTTGACATTTATCCG GTTGGTATAAACGAGACTCTCACGGTAAATCTAGAGATGTTGTGCGACTGCGAGTGCGAGCGTCAGGGTCACATGTACGAGGAGAAGTCGCCCGAGTGCAATGGCGTGGGCACGTTAAAATGCGGCGTTTGCGAGTGCTATGACGGATTCTTTGGCAAGCGTTGCGAATGCAGCCCACATCAAGAGCTCACTGGCTTTGACAAACATTTCCAATCGTGTCGACCCGACAACACCTCCCTTGTGGACTGCTCCGGTCGCGGCACGTGCGCCTGTGGTCAATGCGAATGCGAGGAACGAGAAAATCCTAAGGAG ATAATATCAGGACATTTTTGCGAATGCGACAACTTCTCCTGTGATCGCGATCAGGGTAAGCTCTGCTCAGACCACGGCACCTGCGAATGCGGACAATGCGTCTGCAACGCCGGCTGGACTGGACCGTCCTGTAACTGCAGATCCTCCAACGACTCCTGCATCGCGCCGGGAACCACGAATGGCGTACTTTGCTCGGGTCAC GGTGACTGCGTCTGCGGCGAGTGCATCTGTCATGAGGAGGGCAACACTCGATATTCAGGCAAGCATTGCAACAAGTGTCCGACTTGCCCGAGCCGCTGCGAGGAACTGAAACCGTGCGTGCAGTGTCAGATGTATGGTACTGGAAACTATAGCGATCCGGAGGAATGCGCGAGAAACTGCAAGGAGTTTGTGCCCGAGAGTGTGGAGACCGTGATTGTCGACGTCGACAATGACGAGGTGCCCTGCTTCGGCACGGACGAGGACGACTGCAAGTACAATTTTGTTTACTACTACAACGAGACCAACTGCCTGCAGGTGCGCGCTCAGAAAGAACGCGAGTGCCCGCCGCAAGTTTACATGCTCGGGATCGTGTTAGGCGTAATCGCGGCGGTAGTGCTGGTCGGTCTGGCGCTGCTGCTGCTATGGAAACTGCTGACAACGATACACGACAGACGGGAATTTGCCCGATTCGAGAAGGAGAGGATGATGGCCAAGTGGGACACG GGAGAGAATCCAATCTATAAACAAGCCACTTCCACGTTCAAGAATCCAACCTATGCCGGGAAATAA
- the Mys gene encoding integrin beta-PS isoform X2, which translates to MFGSSRWLVTLGILVAGLSASFAQTNYPPPERLTGMNPCISKQTCHECIQTPHCAWCAAPKFPEKRCFLPNINTKIFATCPPEYTWNPDNVFSMLRHRNLTKGGYTGGSGVGGGHGSIDGSYSNFSSSSSSSSHFHQESSSSGGSRRQEAVQMWPQEVNLKLRINEAYRMSFAYSQAEDYPVDLYYLMDLSKSMEDDKKKLSDLGQLLVESMSKITRNFRLGFGSFVDKVVMPYVNTVPKSLIEPCDGCAAPYGYKNIMRLSQDTSKFAGLVRNASVSGNLDAPEGGFDAIMQAIVCRNQIGWREKARRLLVFSTDAGFHYAGDGKLGGIIKPNDGLCHLDTRGMYTHSSLQDYPSISQVNLKVKQNAINIIWAVTEEQINVYKRLTKHVEGSFAGKLSDDSSNVVELIREQYDAISSSVEMKDTASSAIKVKYFSSCLGTGPAVETSKCDGLKVGTKVEFIAEIEVTSCPANRSEWKQKFDIYPVGINETLTVNLEMLCDCECERQGHMYEEKSPECNGVGTLKCGVCECYDGFFGKRCECSPHQELTGFDKHFQSCRPDNTSLVDCSGRGTCACGQCECEERENPKEIISGHFCECDNFSCDRDQGKLCSDHGTCECGQCVCNAGWTGPSCNCRSSNDSCIAPGTTNGVLCSGHGDCVCGECICHEEGNTRYSGKHCNKCPTCPSRCEELKPCVQCQMYGTGNYSDPEECARNCKEFVPESVETVIVDVDNDEVPCFGTDEDDCKYNFVYYYNETNCLQVRAQKERECPPQVYMLGIVLGVIAAVVLVGLALLLLWKLLTTIHDRREFARFEKERMMAKWDTGENPIYKQATSTFKNPTYAGK; encoded by the exons ATGTTCGGCAGCTCAAGATGGCTCGTTACGTTGGGAATATTAGTGGCGGGTCTGTCAGCTTCGTTCGCCCAGACCAATTATCCTCCACCAGAGAGACTGACCGGCATGAATCCTTGCATCAGTAAACAGACGTGCCATGAATGCATACAGACTCCGCACTGTGCTTGGTGCGCAGCACCG AAATTCCCAGAGAAGAGGTGCTTCCTTCCGAATATCAATACTAAAATATTCGCCACGTGTCCTCCCGAGTATACGTGGAATCCTGACAATGTCTTCAGCATGCTGCGACATCGTAATTTGACAAAGGGCGGTTACACTGGTGGCAGCGGCGTGGGAGGAGGACATGGCAGCATCGACGGCTCGTACTCTAATTTCTCGTCTTCCAGTTCATCCTCCTCGCATTTTCATCAGGAGAGTTCGAGCAGTGGCGGAAGTAGAAGGCAGGAGGCTGTGCAAATGTGGCCGCAAGAAGTTAATCTGAAACTTagaataa ACGAAGCTTATAGAATGTCCTTCGCTTATTCTCAAGCGGAGGATTATCCCGTCGATCTCTACTATCTTATGGACTTGAGTAAATCTATGGAGGATGACAAGAAGAAACTGTCCGACTTGGGTCAACTGTTGGTCGAGAGTATGAGCAAAATTACACGCAATTTTCGTTTGGGTTTTGGGAGCTTCGTCGACAAGGTCGTGATGCCATATGTCAATACCGTTCCAAAATC TCTTATCGAACCGTGCGACGGTTGCGCGGCACCTTACGGATACAAAAACATCATGAGGCTCTCTCAGGACACGAGCAAGTTTGCG GGATTGGTGCGTAACGCGTCTGTGTCCGGTAATCTCGACGCACCGGAGGGCGGCTTTGATGCGATCATGCAAGCGATAGTTTGCCGTAATCAAATAGGCTGGCGCGAAAAGGCACGTCGGTTGTTGGTATTCTCGACTGACGCCGGGTTTCATTACGCGGGCGACGGCAAGCTGGGTGGTATCATCAAGCCAAATGACGGACTGTGCCACTTGGACACTAGAGGCATGTACACTCATTCGTCCCTGCAGGATTATCCGAGCATCTCGCAGGTCAATCTAAAAGTGAAACAAaatgctataaatattatatgggCGGTCACCGAAGAGCAGATTAACGTTTACAAGAGACTTACGAAGCACGTGGAGGGTTCGTTTGCCGGAAAATTGTCCGATGACTCCAGCAATGTCGTGGAACTGATCCGCGAACAATACGATGCTATCTCGAGTTCGGTGGAAATGAAAGACACTGCCAGCAGTGCGATCAAGGTCAAGTATTTCTCGAGTTGTCTGGGTACTGGGCCAGCGGTTGAGACATCGAAATGCGACGGATTAAAAGTCGGAACAAAGGTGGAATTCATCGCGGAGATTGAAGTCACTAGTTGTCCGGCCAACAGATCGGAATGGAAACAAAAGTTTGACATTTATCCG GTTGGTATAAACGAGACTCTCACGGTAAATCTAGAGATGTTGTGCGACTGCGAGTGCGAGCGTCAGGGTCACATGTACGAGGAGAAGTCGCCCGAGTGCAATGGCGTGGGCACGTTAAAATGCGGCGTTTGCGAGTGCTATGACGGATTCTTTGGCAAGCGTTGCGAATGCAGCCCACATCAAGAGCTCACTGGCTTTGACAAACATTTCCAATCGTGTCGACCCGACAACACCTCCCTTGTGGACTGCTCCGGTCGCGGCACGTGCGCCTGTGGTCAATGCGAATGCGAGGAACGAGAAAATCCTAAGGAG ATAATATCAGGACATTTTTGCGAATGCGACAACTTCTCCTGTGATCGCGATCAGGGTAAGCTCTGCTCAGACCACGGCACCTGCGAATGCGGACAATGCGTCTGCAACGCCGGCTGGACTGGACCGTCCTGTAACTGCAGATCCTCCAACGACTCCTGCATCGCGCCGGGAACCACGAATGGCGTACTTTGCTCGGGTCAC GGTGACTGCGTCTGCGGCGAGTGCATCTGTCATGAGGAGGGCAACACTCGATATTCAGGCAAGCATTGCAACAAGTGTCCGACTTGCCCGAGCCGCTGCGAGGAACTGAAACCGTGCGTGCAGTGTCAGATGTATGGTACTGGAAACTATAGCGATCCGGAGGAATGCGCGAGAAACTGCAAGGAGTTTGTGCCCGAGAGTGTGGAGACCGTGATTGTCGACGTCGACAATGACGAGGTGCCCTGCTTCGGCACGGACGAGGACGACTGCAAGTACAATTTTGTTTACTACTACAACGAGACCAACTGCCTGCAGGTGCGCGCTCAGAAAGAACGCGAGTGCCCGCCGCAAGTTTACATGCTCGGGATCGTGTTAGGCGTAATCGCGGCGGTAGTGCTGGTCGGTCTGGCGCTGCTGCTGCTATGGAAACTGCTGACAACGATACACGACAGACGGGAATTTGCCCGATTCGAGAAGGAGAGGATGATGGCCAAGTGGGACACG GGAGAGAATCCAATCTATAAACAAGCCACTTCCACGTTCAAGAATCCAACCTATGCCGGGAAATAA
- the LOC140673893 gene encoding uncharacterized protein: MDRILPMFSRRVMECRAWNVVARVYRRARTGRDVDGNHDKPQSSPSTSSSSSSSRGEASSSPGRDRPCSNETCRYFLAVEKTLLWEDFTFFVNIYLIIALSVAIWIYGVLGVPTARIPFRILTIFFIIQLMIAFKFMDTLAPAEEHQRVCSSIHWLWRSQQQLRSEQPGLHCAILCFVAFGLWLFGHVNPSTHLSLYWGVVLGPLIMRLPLKLSDKLSEYFKSHKEWGCDSEIGDEFLPVVTEANLEVLNRVGDTGDHSPTPTSVLSDTQNDSFYDEDFIEAFQEKILTLTHYEEGSTDGVEMSELELSAGENDAEGEDDIKFQTGHFEKSSSSSSEEEAFDAKKIIAVSSDESNGDSDFEIIDKEEIVKMEM; the protein is encoded by the exons ATGGATCGTATACTGCCCATGTTCTCGCGCCGGGTCATGGAGTGTCGCGCGTGGAACGTAGTCGCCCGGGTGTATAGACGGGCGAGGACGGGACGCGACGTCGACGGCAATCACGACAAGCCGCAGTCGTCGCCGTCTacgtcgtcctcgtcgtcgtcgtcccgCGGAGAAGCGTCCTCGTCACCCGGACGGGATCGTCCGTGCAGCAACGAGACCTGCCGGTACTTCCTTGCCGTGGAGAAGACGCTGCTCTGGGAGGACTTTACATTCTTCGTCAACATCTACCTGATCATCGCGCTCAGCGTGGCAATCTG GATTTATGGTGTGCTTGGAGTACCGACAGCACGGATACCCTTCAGAATTCTcaccattttttttattatacaattaatgatTGCCTTCAAATTCATGGATACCTTGGCTCCTGCAGA AGAGCATCAAAGGGTATGCAGTAGTATTCACTGGCTGTGGAGAAGCCAGCAGCAATTGAGGAGTGAGCAACCAGGATTG CATTGCGCCATCCTTTGCTTCGTGGCGTTCGGCCTATGGCTTTTCGGTCATGTCAACCCGTCAACCCACCTTTCACTATATTGGGGAGTCGTATTGGGTCCCCTAATTATGCGATTACCTTTAAAACTGTCTGACAAATTATCGGAATACTTTAAGTCGCATAAAG aaTGGGGATGCGACAGCGAGATCGGAGACGAGTTCCTACCAGTGGTGACAGAAGCAAATCTTGAGGTGCTAAACCGAGTGGGGGATACGGGTGATCATTCACCGACACCAACAAGCGTATTGTCAGATACTCAAAACG ATTCTTTTTATGATGAAGATTTCATAGAAGCTTTCCAAGAGAAGATATTAACTCTGACTCACTATGAGGAGGGAAGTACCGACGGTGTGGAAATGTCAGAGTTGGAGCTCAGCGCTGGTGAGAATGACGCCGAGGGCGAAGATGATATAAAGTTTCAGACTGGTCACTTCGAGAAGAGCTCATCTTCGTCCTCTGAAGAAGAGGCCTTTGATGCGAAAAAGATAATCGCGGTCAGCAGCGATGAGAGTAATGGCGACAGTGACTTTGAGATAATCGACAAGGAGGAAATAGTAAAGATGGAAATGTGA
- the LOC140673894 gene encoding tRNA methyltransferase 10 homolog A isoform X2 — translation MDNEYSTEENKPVVANTLPELSSNISKRQLKRMEKRKKWLEQKGEKRLRERAKAREKRAYARANNLSLGPSRKFLKKSTMAISPCKLMVTIDLSFDELMIEKDIAKLTKQILRCYTLNRRATAPMQFSLTSFTGRSRADMEKHNGYEHWDVNFQTESYINVYPKDKIVYLTSESENVIDRLNHEWVYVIGGLVDHNAHKGICHKLATDAGVRHGRLPLDKFLRMKARKVLTIDHEGNTWQEAFLKVLPERKNAQPIVPVKSEGEDSRDSMSVGVNSAMLVNVNSTVKIDTNNTMPVNNANDVCKQESDNRLENSIESKKQLEEHSCTK, via the exons ATGGACAACGAGTATTCTACGGAGGAGAACAAGCCCGTCGTTGCGAATACATTACCCGAATTATCGTCAAATATTAGTAAACGTCAATTGAAGCGAAtggaaaagaggaaaaaatggcTGGAGCAAAAGGGTGAAAAGAG ATTGCGAGAGAGGGCTAAAGCGAGGGAGAAACGGGCTTACGCTCGCGCGAATAATTTGAGCCTAGGCCCATCGCGGAAATTTTTGAAGAAGAGCACCATGGCGATTAGTCCCTGCAAGCTGATGGTAACCATTGACTTATCATTCGATGAATTAATGATCGAGAAGGATATCGCTAAGCTTACGAAGCAGATACTAAGGTGCTATACCTTGAATAGAAGAGCAACAGCGCCGATGCAGTTCTCCCTTACTAGTTTTACTGGCAGGTCGCGAGCTGACATGGAAAAGCACAACGGATATGAACACTGGGAT GTGAACTTCCAAACCGAGTCATATATAAACGTTTACCCCAAAGACAAAATCGTGTATCTCACGAGTGAATCGGAAAACGTGATAGATCGTCTCAATCATGAGTGGGTATATGTCATAGGCGGCCTAGTTGATCACAACGCGCATAAG GGTATATGCCACAAGCTAGCGACAGACGCGGGTGTCAGACATGGACGATTGCCACTGGATAAATTTCTGCGGATGAAGGCGAGGAAGGTGTTGACTATTGACCATG AGGGGAATACTTGGCAAGAGGCGTTCCTGAAAGTGTTACCAGAGAGGAAAAACGCTCAACCAATCGTTCCTGTCAAATCCGAAGGAGAGGACTCGCGAGATTCCATGTCTGTCGGTGTAAATAGTGCAATGCTAGTCAATGTAAATAGTACAGTaaaaattgatacaaataatacaatgcCGGTCAACAATGCAAATGACGTTTGCAAGCAGGAAAGCGATAATAGACTGGAAAATAGCATAGAATCGAAGAAACAATTAGAAGAGCACTCGTGTACAAAGTAA
- the LOC140673894 gene encoding tRNA methyltransferase 10 homolog A isoform X1 has product MDNEYSTEENKPVVANTLPELSSNISKRQLKRMEKRKKWLEQKGEKRLRERAKAREKRAYARANNLSLGPSRKFLKKSTMAISPCKLMVTIDLSFDELMIEKDIAKLTKQILRCYTLNRRATAPMQFSLTSFTGRSRADMEKHNGYEHWDVNFQTESYINVYPKDKIVYLTSESENVIDRLNHEWVYVIGGLVDHNAHKGICHKLATDAGVRHGRLPLDKFLRMKARKVLTIDHVFEILLRVTEGNTWQEAFLKVLPERKNAQPIVPVKSEGEDSRDSMSVGVNSAMLVNVNSTVKIDTNNTMPVNNANDVCKQESDNRLENSIESKKQLEEHSCTK; this is encoded by the exons ATGGACAACGAGTATTCTACGGAGGAGAACAAGCCCGTCGTTGCGAATACATTACCCGAATTATCGTCAAATATTAGTAAACGTCAATTGAAGCGAAtggaaaagaggaaaaaatggcTGGAGCAAAAGGGTGAAAAGAG ATTGCGAGAGAGGGCTAAAGCGAGGGAGAAACGGGCTTACGCTCGCGCGAATAATTTGAGCCTAGGCCCATCGCGGAAATTTTTGAAGAAGAGCACCATGGCGATTAGTCCCTGCAAGCTGATGGTAACCATTGACTTATCATTCGATGAATTAATGATCGAGAAGGATATCGCTAAGCTTACGAAGCAGATACTAAGGTGCTATACCTTGAATAGAAGAGCAACAGCGCCGATGCAGTTCTCCCTTACTAGTTTTACTGGCAGGTCGCGAGCTGACATGGAAAAGCACAACGGATATGAACACTGGGAT GTGAACTTCCAAACCGAGTCATATATAAACGTTTACCCCAAAGACAAAATCGTGTATCTCACGAGTGAATCGGAAAACGTGATAGATCGTCTCAATCATGAGTGGGTATATGTCATAGGCGGCCTAGTTGATCACAACGCGCATAAG GGTATATGCCACAAGCTAGCGACAGACGCGGGTGTCAGACATGGACGATTGCCACTGGATAAATTTCTGCGGATGAAGGCGAGGAAGGTGTTGACTATTGACCATG TTTTTGAGATACTATTAAGAGTCACAGAGGGGAATACTTGGCAAGAGGCGTTCCTGAAAGTGTTACCAGAGAGGAAAAACGCTCAACCAATCGTTCCTGTCAAATCCGAAGGAGAGGACTCGCGAGATTCCATGTCTGTCGGTGTAAATAGTGCAATGCTAGTCAATGTAAATAGTACAGTaaaaattgatacaaataatacaatgcCGGTCAACAATGCAAATGACGTTTGCAAGCAGGAAAGCGATAATAGACTGGAAAATAGCATAGAATCGAAGAAACAATTAGAAGAGCACTCGTGTACAAAGTAA
- the Nrk gene encoding tyrosine-protein kinase transmembrane receptor Ror2 codes for MVFRAVIYSLAIFLRFSVIQAKPESQGYCAPYSGKICKKYLTGIGKVWFNDSNDNPGGWLNEKITTNLWEELIETLLEPCRSAAEKMLCMYAFPLCHESVGLPLCYEDCMAVRQQFCFNDWAIIEDNKQRDIYIRSRGHFVLPECESLPKVNKEVPTCSHVHLTDMDEEVVTYDCIRGNGRFYMGKVNKTKFGLDCQSWSAQVPHNHDKPPDVFPQIRYGENYCRNAGGDEPVPWCFTTDPLIRWQHCDIPVCDNMTTKVEIEPKDITMDTIFNNTLVLILSALGFVIIASALLSIILSQRLHKRHRGYNPTDNQDVNIDLDKLPNNEAYHKTSAQLNPKLEKLEFPRNNIIYVRDLGQGAFGRVFQAKAPGLIADEEFTNVAVKMLKEEASDDLLRDFEREACLLAEFDHPNIVKLLGVCALGRPMCLLFEYMGRGDLNEFLRSCSPSNYVIRVTSADDNGTMAGEPSRLSHMDLINIALQVASGMVYLSDRKFVHRDLATRNCLINDQMIVKIADFGLSQKIYLQDYYKGDEQDAIPVRWMPLESILYNKYTVESDVWAFAVCLWEIFSFALQPYYGMTHEEVVKYIKEGNVLRCPDNTPQSIYDLMKLCWNRRPSDRPTFRTIYQTLDGIRQELEAECKSDSVPLRIRV; via the exons ATGGTGTTTCGAGCCGTCATTTATTCGTTAGCGATATTTCTGCGCTTCAGTGTCATACAAGCAA AGCCAGAGTCGCAGGGTTACTGCGCTCCGTACAGTGGCAAAATCTGTAAGAAATATCTCACTGGCATCGGGAAGGTCTGGTTTAACGACTCCAATGACAATCCCGGTGGATGGCTGAACGAGAAGATTACGACGAATCTCTGGGAGGAACTGATAGAGACGCTTCTGGAGCCATGTCGTTCGGCGGCAGAA AAAATGCTCTGCATGTACGCGTTTCCGCTGTGCCACGAATCGGTGGGCCTACCCTTATGTTACGAGGACTGCATGGCTGTACGCCAGCAATTCTGCTTCAACGATTGGGCGATCATCGAGGACAACAAGCAGAGAGACATTTACATTCGTTCACGTGGACACTTTGTGCTACCCGAATGCGAGAGTCTGCCCAAGGTGAACAAGGAAGTGCCTACTTGTTCGCACGTACACCTCACCGACATGGACGAAGAGGTTGTCACCT ATGATTGCATCAGAGGCAATGGTAGATTCTATATGGGAAAGGTCAACAAGACCAAATTCGGATTAGACTGTCAGTCGTGGAGCGCCCAAGTGCCGCACAATCACGATAAACCGCCCGATGTCTTCCCCCAGATTCGATACGGTGAAAATTACTGTAGAAACGCCGGTGGCGACGAGCCGGTACCGTGGTGCTTCACGACAGATCCCCTAATACGCTGGCAGCATTGCGATATTCCTGTATGTG ATAACATGACAACTAAAGTGGAAATTGAACCAAAAGACATAACAATggatactatttttaataacacacTGGTGCTTATACTATCAGCATTGGGTTTTGTAATCATAGCCAGTGCATTACTGTCTATTATCTTGAGCCAAAGACTGCACAAACGTCATCGAGGCTATAATCCGACTGATAATCAG gacgtaaatattgatttggaTAAACTGCCCAACAACGAAGCATATCACAAGACGAGCGCGCAGCTGAATCCTAAGCTGGAGAAGTTGGAGTTTCCGCGAAACAACATCATCTACGTGCGAGACCTGGGCCAAGGCGCGTTTGGTCGCGTGTTCCAGGCGAAAGCGCCAGGGCTGATCGCGGACGAGGAGTTCACAAACGTCGCCGTGAAGATGCTGAAGGAGGAAGCGTCGGACGATCTACTGCGGGATTTTGAGCGAGAGGCGTGTCTCCTCGCCGAGTTCGATCATCCTAACATCGTGAAGCTGTTAGGTGTGTGCGCGCTCGGCCGGCCAATGTGCCTGCTGTTTGAATACATGGGCCGCGGCGATCTCAACGAATTCCTGCGCTCGTGCTCGCCCAGCAACTACGTCATCCGCGTAACCAGCGCGGACGACAACGGTACGATGGCGGGCGAGCCCTCGCGGCTCTCGCACATGGACCTCATCAACATCGCCCTGCAAGTGGCATCCGGTATGGTGTATCTGTCCGACCGGAAATTTGTCCATCGCGACCTGGCGACGCGCAACTGCCTAATCAACGACCAGATGATCGTCAAGATCGCCGATTTTGGCCTATCGCAGAAAATATATCtacaagattattataaag GGGACGAACAAGATGCCATCCCTGTGAGATGGATGCCGCTAGAAAGTATACTTTACAACAAGTACACCGTCGAATCAGACGTATGGGCGTTCGCCGTATGTCTATGGGAGATCTTCAGCTTCGCGTTGCAGCCGTATTACGGGATGACGCACGAGGAGGTGGTCAAGTACATCAAGGAGGGCAACGTGCTGCGATGTCCAGACAATACACCGCAGTCGATTTACGACCTGATGAAACTCTGCTGGAACAGGCGACCGTCTGACCGGCCTACATTTCGCACGATCTATCAGACCCTCGACGGCATCAGGCAGGAATTGGAGGCCGAATGCAAATCGGACAGCGTCCCGTTACGCATTCGAGTGTGA